The following proteins are co-located in the Silene latifolia isolate original U9 population chromosome 1, ASM4854445v1, whole genome shotgun sequence genome:
- the LOC141598749 gene encoding uncharacterized protein LOC141598749: protein MNDDIKLLSEMPILRKRFDDNPRKRFRNSGMIEAKRARFKDMKTGIDHPRERSEFSEPVEAREEPFKPVSDSSDPKTSEFAYFKRLKQGVGHTSRINSVNRESIQMRNSGPSKNGREFGEPKFINDVEAPIFDKKLSTLDVGSSLHPEDVAIRSSDVHSRVDNYTERLNPAPAIKTPTAIDLDSFVSASGTASVNSGSQLKDGDIFLSKRIKLQQLISKTLFLEADNLSKEYDVVSLLLSRLLPEGSSKIPSERKDHMEPQLKDKRQENLRDSSFELGECWDGTQKLVQADVDNFLDGGVSSAYWGTHPSCQINEANILASTCVDTMLLGFKEGSIHGSSSNEHWSDMFVDRNLLTSGNKTSSNIFKNEVDGQCYGSFVSDQSRTFSGRTHSYELPTICYDRFAEDCPIRNRLGFPDSWRPESSERFESTALCNFRDTANLDEFPDNYQRRYCLEYREERIGSRALVNLRDSAELNEPKIIGEHSPLLLTWGSDDTNMKPFRDLNDVDHELYSPPSWNKDNQFGLDSSTSRDIYQSPSSFMLHSSSDILHDHTGPRSSWAPITLLCDPDQLNPYDDRLSKDVFTGSCVYVISEAHNHYMGSVVKESVVPHVGALLISQGLDSNLGLKSESLPDCIQEQDMKGLMIPQLKEHYSLINVDSPGRREVSFPSQLHRISWLDTAVETSSSDELQISSTWDNLS, encoded by the exons ATGAACGACGACATAAAGCTCCTCTCCGAAATGCCGATTTTGAGGAAACGTTTCGATGATAACCCTAGAAAGCGATTCCGCAACTCCG GTATGATAGAGGCGAAAAGGGCAAGGTTTAAGGATATGAAGACTGGAATAGACCATCCTAGGGAAAGATCAGAGTTTTCTGAACCTGTAGAAGCAAGAGAAGAGCCTTTCAA GCCAGTTTCAGATTCAAGTGACCCGAAAACCTCTGAGTTTGCATATTTTAAGAGATTAAAGCAAGGGGTTGGTCATACCTCTCGTATAAATTCGGTGAATAGAGAGAGTATCCAAATGAGGAATTCCGGCCCTTCCAAAAATGGTAGAG AATTTGGTGAGCCGAAATTTATAAACGATGTAGAGGCTCCTATCTTCGATAAGAAATTGTCAACCCTTGACGTTGGCTCTTCCCTTCATCCAGAAGATGTTGCTAtacgtagttcag ATGTGCATAGCAGGGTGGATAATTATACTGAGAGGTTGAATCCTGCACCTGCTATCAAAACCCCTACTGCCATTGATCTCGATAGTTTTGTTTCAGCATCTGGAACTGCTTCTGTGAATTCAG GAAGCCAACTGAAAGATGGGGATATATTTTTGTCGAAGAGGATTAAATTACAGCAGTTGATTTCAAAGACCTTGTTTCTGGAAGCTGATAATCTCTCAAAGGA GTATGATGTGGTCTCTCTGCTATTAAGTCGGCTGCTCCCCGAGGGCTCTTCAAAGATC CCTTCAGAGAGAAAAGATCATATGGAACCGCAGCTGAAAGACAAACGTCAGGAGAACCTTCGTGATTCCAGTTTTGAATTAGGGGAGTGCTGGGATGGTACACAGAAACTCGTACAGGCTGACGTGGACAATTTCTTAGATGGTGGTGTCTCTTCTGCTTATTGGGGTACTCATCCTTCTTGTCAAATAAATGAGGCCAACATTTTAGCGAGTACGTGTGTCGATACTATGCTTCTTGGGTTTAAAGAAGGGAGCATACATGGAAGCTCCTCAAATGAGCATTGGTCTGACATGTTTGTTGACAGAAATCTTTTGACATCGGGCAACAAAACTAGTAGCAATATATTCAAGAATGAAGTGGATGGTCAGTGTTACGGCAGTTTTGTCAGTGATCAATCACGTACATTTAGTGGCCGCACTCATTCATATGAACTTCCAACTATATGTTATGATCGGTTTGCAGAAGATTGTCCTATAAGAAATCGTCTTGGATTCCCAGACAGTTGGCGACCTGAGTCATCTGAGAGATTTGAATCTACTGCACTGTGTAACTTCAGGGATACTGCTAACCTGGATGAATTTCCGGACAATTATCAGAGAAGGTACTGTCTTGAGTACAGAGAAGAGAGAATTGGATCTCGTGCATTAGTTAATCTCAGGGACTCTGCTGAATTGAATGAACCTAAGATTATAGGTGAACACAGTCCTTTGTTGCTTACCTGGGGTAGCGATGACACAAACATGAAACCCTTCAGAGATCTTAATGATGTGGATCATGAACTATATTCTCCTCCATCTTGGAACAAGGACAATCAATTTGGTTTGGACAGTAGTACTTCCCGAGACATATATCAGTCTCCAAGCAGCTTTATGTTGCACTCATCTTCCGACATATTACATGATCATACTGGGCCAAGATCAAGCTGGGCTCCTATTACCTTGTTATGTGATCCAGACCAACTGAACCCATACGATGACAGGCTCTCTAAAGACGTGTTTACAGGCAGTTGTGTCTATGTCATTTCCGAGGCTCATAATCACTATATGGGAAGCGTGGTGAAGGAGAGTGTAGTTCCTCATGTAGGAGCTTTGCTCATCTCCCAAGGTCTTGATTCTAATTTGGGGTTGAAAAGCGAGTCGCTCCCTGATTGCATCCAGGAACAGGATATGAAAGGCCTCATGATACCACAGTTGAAAGAACACTACTCATTGATTAATGTCGATAGTCCTGGTCGACGAGAGGTTTCATTCCCTTCACAGCTGCATAGAATTAGCTGGTTGGATACAGCAGTTGAAACCAGCAGTTCTGATGAACTTCAAATATCATCTACATGGGATAACCTGTCGTGA